Proteins encoded in a region of the Streptomyces sp. NBC_00310 genome:
- a CDS encoding carbohydrate ABC transporter permease, with the protein MLSRTLGRTPYYVVAGGLAVIFLFPLLWNTWASVSPQPGTAQDSGHGLGNYRTLLAYDAGLWRYLLNSTVVSALTVALTLGVSLLGGYAFARFDFPGKNLLFLLTLAILMVPYATLLIPLYVLLGRLHLQNSLIGLSLVLAMFQLPFATFMMRISFEAVPRELEESALVDGCGTAGALRRVLLPAVRPGLITVGLFAFLAAWNDFIAPLILISDSEKAPLPLAVANLRQQSMGAVDYGATEAGVVVLAVPCLLLFLLLQRHYVRGFMSGALKG; encoded by the coding sequence GTGCTGTCCCGCACCCTCGGCCGTACGCCGTACTACGTCGTCGCCGGAGGTCTGGCCGTCATCTTCCTCTTTCCGCTGCTATGGAACACCTGGGCGTCGGTCAGCCCGCAGCCCGGCACCGCGCAGGACTCGGGTCACGGCCTCGGCAACTACCGGACGCTGCTCGCGTACGACGCGGGTCTGTGGCGGTACCTGCTGAACAGCACGGTCGTCTCGGCGCTGACCGTCGCCCTCACCCTCGGCGTCTCCCTGCTCGGCGGCTACGCCTTCGCCCGCTTCGACTTCCCCGGCAAGAACCTGCTGTTCCTGCTCACCCTGGCCATCCTCATGGTCCCGTACGCGACCCTCCTCATCCCGCTCTACGTCCTGCTCGGCAGACTCCATCTGCAGAACTCGCTGATCGGGCTGAGCCTGGTGCTCGCGATGTTCCAACTCCCCTTCGCCACCTTCATGATGCGGATCTCCTTCGAGGCGGTGCCGCGTGAACTGGAGGAGTCGGCGCTCGTCGACGGCTGCGGCACGGCGGGCGCGCTGCGCCGGGTGCTCCTCCCGGCGGTACGGCCGGGACTGATCACCGTGGGCCTCTTCGCGTTCCTCGCCGCCTGGAACGACTTCATCGCGCCCCTGATCCTCATCTCCGACAGCGAGAAGGCGCCCCTGCCGCTGGCCGTCGCCAATCTGCGGCAGCAGAGCATGGGCGCCGTCGACTACGGCGCGACCGAGGCGGGCGTGGTGGTCCTCGCCGTGCCCTGCCTGCTCCTCTTCCTGCTCCTGCAACGGCACTACGTCCGGGGCTTCATGTCCGGCGCGCTCAAGGGCTGA
- a CDS encoding carbohydrate ABC transporter permease, giving the protein MQVKVAESAPTAYRARPDEHRGRPPRASAPRWRSRKVQGLAYATPTAVFVTVFFLLPLLLVGQMSLSDWPLLTGDRGVNAPENYTDITDAPLFWPAVRFTLLYTGVVTVVLLGLALLLALLVQESRPGAGFFRTVYFLPSALGLASASLLFWGLYSPATGPLGDILDGLGLVDEEVSFLGTPTAALLSTVFLIVWKFAGFYMLILLVGLQRIPHEVYEAARMDGASRAQIFRSITLPLLRPSLALTLLLCVTGSLLAFDQFFILTKGGPDNSTVTVVQLIYREAFQRLDLGTAAALSIIVLAVLLLLNALQFRGLRRADES; this is encoded by the coding sequence ATGCAGGTGAAGGTGGCCGAGTCCGCGCCGACCGCATACCGGGCCCGGCCCGACGAACACCGGGGCCGCCCGCCACGCGCGTCGGCACCCCGGTGGCGGTCCCGCAAGGTTCAGGGGCTCGCCTACGCCACACCCACGGCCGTGTTCGTCACGGTCTTCTTCCTGCTGCCCCTCCTGCTCGTCGGGCAGATGTCGCTCAGCGACTGGCCGCTGCTCACCGGCGACCGGGGCGTCAACGCCCCCGAGAACTACACCGACATCACCGACGCCCCGCTCTTCTGGCCCGCCGTCCGCTTCACGCTCCTCTACACCGGCGTCGTCACCGTCGTCCTCCTCGGCCTGGCGCTCCTGCTCGCCCTGCTCGTCCAGGAGTCCCGTCCGGGCGCCGGTTTCTTCCGCACGGTCTACTTCCTGCCCAGCGCCCTCGGCCTGGCCTCGGCCTCCCTGCTCTTCTGGGGGCTGTACAGCCCGGCCACCGGCCCGCTCGGCGACATCCTGGACGGGCTCGGTCTCGTCGACGAAGAGGTGTCGTTCCTCGGCACGCCGACGGCCGCCCTGCTGTCGACGGTGTTCCTCATCGTCTGGAAGTTCGCCGGCTTCTACATGCTGATCCTGCTCGTGGGTCTGCAGCGCATCCCGCACGAGGTGTACGAGGCGGCCCGGATGGACGGCGCGAGTCGCGCCCAGATCTTCCGCTCCATCACGCTGCCCCTGCTGCGCCCGTCCCTCGCCCTCACCCTGCTGCTGTGCGTGACCGGATCGCTGCTCGCCTTCGACCAGTTCTTCATCCTCACCAAGGGCGGCCCCGACAACAGCACCGTCACCGTCGTGCAGTTGATCTACCGAGAGGCCTTCCAACGGCTGGACCTCGGCACCGCCGCGGCCCTGTCGATCATCGTGCTGGCCGTGCTGCTCCTGCTCAACGCCCTCCAGTTCCGCGGCCTGCGCCGCGCCGACGAGTCATGA
- a CDS encoding cellulase family glycosylhydrolase — translation MRTGRSTQRRNPLSALLAGLAGLIGLTLLGVLAPSVALAQSAPEVQAAGLHISDGRLLEGNGNDFVMRGVNHAHTWYPGETQSLADIKALGANTVRVVLSDGHRWTENSPADVANVVAQCKANRLICVLEVHDTTGYGEEAAAGTLDHAADYWLGLKDVLAGEENYVIVNIGNEPWGNTDPAGWTAPTIAAVQKLRAAGFEHTIMVDAPNWGQDWQGVMRANAQSVYDADTTGNLIFSIHMYSVFDTAAEITDYLGAFVDAGLPILIGEFGGPADQWGDPDEDTMMATAERLDLGYLAWSWSGNTDPILDLSIGFDPTRLSAWGQRIFNGADGIAQTAKEATVFGGGNPGDTQAPTAPGTPAASAVTATSATLSWTAATDNVGVTGYDVVRVSGSTETKLAASTTHSVTLTGLTADTAYTFAVYARDAAGNRSARSATVNVTTDEGGGTPGGNCAVTYRATNEWQGGFQGEIVIRNTGTTAVSGWTLAFTFANGQTITNMWGGTATQSGGSVSVKPASYTSTIPAAGSVTVGFIGSKGATNTAPTAFTLNGATCTSS, via the coding sequence ATGAGAACTGGAAGAAGCACGCAGCGAAGAAACCCCCTGAGCGCCCTGCTGGCCGGACTCGCGGGCCTGATCGGGCTCACGCTCCTCGGCGTCCTCGCCCCGTCCGTCGCCCTGGCCCAGTCGGCGCCCGAGGTCCAAGCCGCCGGCTTGCACATCAGCGACGGCCGGCTGCTGGAGGGCAACGGCAACGATTTCGTGATGCGCGGCGTCAACCACGCCCACACCTGGTACCCGGGCGAGACGCAGTCGCTGGCCGACATCAAGGCGCTGGGCGCCAACACCGTCCGCGTCGTCCTCTCCGACGGACACCGCTGGACCGAGAACAGCCCCGCCGACGTGGCGAACGTCGTCGCGCAGTGCAAGGCCAACCGGCTCATCTGCGTCCTGGAGGTGCACGACACCACCGGATACGGCGAGGAGGCCGCGGCCGGGACGCTCGACCACGCGGCCGACTACTGGCTCGGCCTCAAGGACGTCCTTGCCGGCGAGGAGAACTACGTCATCGTCAACATCGGCAACGAGCCCTGGGGCAACACCGACCCCGCAGGCTGGACCGCCCCCACCATCGCCGCCGTGCAGAAGCTGCGGGCCGCGGGCTTCGAGCACACGATCATGGTGGACGCGCCCAACTGGGGCCAGGACTGGCAGGGTGTCATGCGCGCCAACGCCCAGTCCGTGTACGACGCCGACACCACCGGCAACCTGATCTTCTCGATCCACATGTACAGCGTCTTCGACACCGCCGCGGAGATCACCGACTACCTGGGCGCCTTCGTGGACGCGGGACTGCCCATCCTCATCGGCGAGTTCGGCGGACCCGCCGACCAGTGGGGCGATCCGGACGAGGACACCATGATGGCCACCGCCGAGCGGCTCGACCTCGGCTATCTGGCGTGGTCCTGGAGCGGTAACACCGACCCGATCCTGGATCTGTCGATCGGCTTCGACCCCACACGGCTCAGCGCCTGGGGCCAACGCATCTTCAACGGCGCCGACGGCATCGCGCAGACGGCGAAGGAAGCCACCGTCTTCGGCGGCGGAAACCCGGGCGACACCCAGGCGCCGACCGCCCCCGGCACCCCGGCCGCCTCGGCGGTGACGGCGACCTCGGCGACGCTCTCCTGGACCGCCGCGACCGACAACGTCGGCGTCACCGGCTACGACGTCGTCCGGGTGAGCGGCTCCACCGAGACCAAGCTCGCGGCCTCCACCACCCACTCCGTCACCCTGACCGGCCTCACCGCCGACACGGCGTACACCTTCGCCGTCTACGCACGGGACGCCGCCGGGAACCGGTCGGCCCGCTCGGCGACGGTGAACGTCACGACGGACGAGGGCGGCGGCACACCCGGCGGAAACTGCGCCGTGACGTACCGGGCCACCAACGAGTGGCAGGGCGGCTTCCAGGGCGAGATCGTCATCCGCAACACCGGCACCACCGCCGTCAGCGGCTGGACCCTGGCCTTCACCTTCGCCAACGGGCAGACGATCACCAACATGTGGGGCGGGACCGCCACGCAGAGCGGCGGTTCGGTGAGCGTGAAGCCCGCCTCCTACACCTCCACCATCCCGGCCGCGGGCTCCGTGACGGTGGGGTTCATCGGCAGTAAGGGCGCCACCAACACCGCACCGACCGCGTTCACGCTCAACGGGGCGACCTGCACGAGCAGTTGA
- a CDS encoding glycoside hydrolase family 127 protein, which translates to MTSSVLPVAPTRGRLRPLGLDEVRITGGFWARRRHTNTTATLDHCRDWMDRVGWTGNFRAAVEGRLPRDRRGREFADSEVYKLLEAMAWAAANGDGAPLDAGIAALTDLVAPAQEPDGYLSTAFGRPGQPSRYSDLEEGHELYCQGHLVQAGVAQARARGEGELAKIARRAADHVCATFGPGGIEGVCGHPQIESALVELARLTGRERYLDQAALFVDRRGHGTLAEGEFGRAYFQDDLPVRGAKVLRGHAVRALYLAAGAVDVAVETGDDELLAAVVRQWEATVARRTYLTGGMGSHHRDESFGADFVLPPDRAYSETCAGVASVMLGWRLLLATGEPRFADLVERTLFNVVATSPSADGRSFFYANTLHRRHRGVAPRPDVDSPRADSGLRAPWFAVSCCPTNVARTLAQLPGYLATADDEGVQLHQYADADLATSLTGGRGVALRVRTDYPSGGTVTVRITRSPAAPWTLSLRVPQWAAGAPAWLVDPDGVRRPAAPGTAAVTRVFRPGDEIRLELPVAPRWIHADPRIDAVRGTVAVQRGPLVYCAESVDLPDGHEVDAVRVDTSVDPEDGPGRTGGAGDTVVVAGEVAVRGGRSGAAWPYQPLGHPRGQQPADPAEIVLVPYHSWADRGPSTMRVWLPTAEEGRSEGADSGTGAGR; encoded by the coding sequence GTGACGTCATCCGTCCTGCCCGTGGCGCCGACCCGCGGCCGGCTGCGGCCGCTCGGGCTCGACGAGGTCAGGATCACCGGGGGTTTCTGGGCCCGGCGACGGCACACCAACACCACCGCCACGCTCGACCACTGCCGCGACTGGATGGACCGCGTCGGCTGGACCGGCAACTTCCGGGCCGCGGTCGAGGGCAGGCTCCCACGGGACCGGCGCGGCCGGGAGTTCGCCGACTCCGAGGTCTACAAGCTGCTCGAAGCCATGGCCTGGGCGGCGGCGAACGGCGACGGTGCCCCGCTGGACGCCGGGATCGCCGCCCTCACCGACCTCGTCGCCCCCGCCCAGGAACCGGACGGTTACCTGAGCACCGCCTTCGGCCGCCCGGGACAACCGTCCCGCTACAGCGACCTCGAAGAGGGCCACGAACTGTACTGCCAGGGGCACTTGGTCCAGGCCGGTGTGGCCCAGGCCCGCGCCCGGGGCGAGGGCGAACTCGCGAAGATCGCCCGGCGCGCCGCCGACCACGTCTGCGCCACCTTCGGCCCCGGCGGCATCGAGGGCGTCTGCGGCCACCCGCAGATCGAGTCGGCCCTCGTCGAACTGGCCCGGCTCACCGGCCGGGAGCGCTACCTCGACCAGGCCGCGCTCTTCGTCGACCGACGCGGCCACGGCACCCTCGCCGAGGGCGAGTTCGGCCGGGCCTACTTCCAGGACGACCTCCCGGTCCGCGGGGCCAAGGTCCTGCGCGGCCACGCCGTCCGCGCCCTCTACCTCGCCGCAGGCGCCGTGGACGTGGCCGTGGAGACCGGCGACGACGAACTGCTCGCCGCGGTCGTACGGCAGTGGGAGGCCACGGTCGCCCGCCGCACCTACCTGACCGGCGGAATGGGCTCGCACCACCGCGACGAGTCCTTCGGCGCCGACTTCGTCCTGCCCCCCGACCGCGCCTACTCGGAGACCTGCGCCGGAGTCGCCTCCGTGATGCTCGGCTGGCGACTGCTGCTCGCCACCGGCGAACCCCGCTTCGCCGACCTCGTCGAGCGCACCCTGTTCAACGTCGTCGCGACCTCCCCGTCCGCGGACGGCCGGTCCTTCTTCTACGCCAACACCCTGCACCGACGCCACCGGGGCGTGGCACCGCGGCCGGACGTCGACAGCCCCCGGGCCGACTCGGGGCTACGGGCCCCCTGGTTCGCGGTGTCGTGCTGCCCGACCAACGTGGCGCGGACCCTGGCCCAACTGCCGGGCTACCTGGCTACCGCGGACGACGAGGGCGTGCAACTGCACCAGTACGCCGACGCCGACCTCGCCACCTCCCTCACCGGCGGCCGGGGCGTCGCCCTGCGGGTCCGCACCGACTACCCCTCCGGCGGGACCGTGACCGTCCGGATCACCCGCTCCCCGGCCGCCCCCTGGACCCTGTCCCTGCGGGTGCCCCAGTGGGCGGCCGGTGCCCCCGCGTGGCTGGTCGACCCCGACGGCGTACGCCGCCCGGCCGCCCCCGGCACGGCGGCCGTCACCCGGGTCTTCCGGCCCGGCGACGAGATACGGCTCGAACTGCCCGTCGCCCCGCGCTGGATCCACGCCGACCCCCGCATCGACGCCGTACGCGGCACGGTCGCCGTCCAGCGCGGTCCGCTGGTGTACTGCGCCGAGTCCGTCGACCTCCCGGACGGGCACGAGGTCGACGCGGTACGGGTGGACACGTCCGTCGACCCCGAGGACGGGCCGGGCCGTACGGGGGGCGCGGGCGACACCGTCGTGGTCGCGGGCGAGGTCGCCGTGCGCGGCGGACGGAGCGGGGCGGCCTGGCCGTACCAGCCGCTCGGCCACCCGCGAGGACAGCAGCCCGCCGACCCCGCCGAGATCGTCCTGGTGCCCTACCACTCCTGGGCCGATCGGGGCCCCTCGACGATGCGGGTGTGGCTTCCGACGGCCGAAGAGGGCAGGAGCGAAGGCGCGGACAGCGGCACCGGCGCGGGGAGGTAG
- a CDS encoding glycoside hydrolase, with amino-acid sequence MVPLVLAAGLTAAPPATADTSATAARSAVTVRIDPSYRQQEFEGWGTSLVWFANATGGYPEPIRRQLVDMLFGEDGLGLTIARYNIGGGNAPDVRKDYMKTGATMDGFWKAPEGTTRQDMEWWDPDNPDHWDWDADPGQRWWVDQIKDKVSKWEAFSNSPPWFQTVSGYVSGGFDANTDQIRADRADEFATYLVKVSERLEEEHGIDFDTIAPLNEPNTNYWGTQIGANGQPTGGRQEGAHAGPALQQKVLLALDKALEGAKTDAEISAMDETNPTIFTQNWNAYDSAARTAVPQLNVHTYGTGMRTSARDIAKGADKKLWMSEVEGTWGTGTDFTSMEPGLGIATRMVDDMRELEPSAWVFWQPIEDSVPQAAAGKNWGSIHVPFNCTATDTLETCPIRANSKFHTIRNFTHHIRPGDHFVKVDDPSSVAAVKKSGRAATVVHVNGGTTARSVSLDLSRFGRVSSRATVTPVVTSADGALVEGTPVRVADRSATLDVPAKSVTTFLVEGVGGVAKDAALVQPDHVYRLQGAQSGKSLTPSEDGTGVVIRTTDAASARQLWSVEQLTPGTDNRERYALTNADTGGRLAVRDNQAVLEDPADGEVPAAAQWVMSTTGDGSWTFVNAATGRLAEVAGQSSADGAKVSTYTPTSAGNQRWAVTDETVLRTERAEAFTVPGLRPKLPGTVTPVFRDGARGSLPVVWDLPSERKWRKPGTVRVTGEATDALGRKIAAKALVTVDTIASTVPARAKTYVGGEPELPATVVGVGRHGGRTTLPVTWDAAPAGAFDKSGVVTLSGTAEVVDGSTADATVRVQVTEATEANIATDTGVSVAATFTESGYSAERLRNGTTAEKAWSNWKSGTKNPSDTITFGLPKARDLTRIVAHFHRDGTNASFPESLKVQVRATENGPWTDTGDSVAVGTEGTPVIDVPLDAGPATGVRVVMTARQGGYITMGEIEVYAKAPGVSSDTAAASIEVAGEPIGSFDPETTAYRVVTDHPSRAEVTATARDPYATVTVDRTGGSGGSGGSGGSGRASAVVTVTGEDGSGTRKYRIELVRR; translated from the coding sequence ATGGTTCCCCTGGTGCTCGCCGCCGGTCTGACGGCCGCCCCGCCGGCGACCGCGGACACGTCGGCCACGGCGGCGCGGAGCGCGGTCACCGTACGGATCGACCCGTCGTACCGGCAGCAGGAGTTCGAGGGGTGGGGCACGAGCCTCGTCTGGTTCGCCAACGCCACGGGCGGCTACCCGGAGCCCATCCGAAGACAGCTCGTCGACATGCTGTTCGGCGAGGACGGGCTCGGCCTCACCATCGCGCGCTACAACATCGGCGGCGGCAACGCCCCGGACGTCCGCAAGGACTACATGAAGACCGGCGCGACGATGGACGGCTTCTGGAAGGCCCCCGAGGGAACCACCCGGCAGGACATGGAGTGGTGGGACCCGGACAACCCCGACCACTGGGACTGGGACGCCGACCCCGGCCAGCGCTGGTGGGTGGACCAGATCAAGGACAAAGTCAGCAAGTGGGAGGCGTTCAGCAACTCGCCGCCCTGGTTCCAGACCGTCAGCGGCTATGTCTCCGGCGGCTTCGACGCGAACACGGACCAGATCCGCGCGGACCGCGCCGACGAGTTCGCCACCTATCTGGTGAAAGTCAGCGAGCGCCTCGAAGAGGAGCACGGCATCGACTTCGACACCATCGCCCCGCTGAACGAACCCAACACCAACTACTGGGGCACCCAGATCGGCGCGAACGGCCAGCCCACCGGCGGCCGCCAGGAGGGCGCGCACGCGGGACCGGCGCTCCAGCAGAAGGTGCTCCTCGCGCTCGACAAGGCGCTCGAAGGGGCGAAGACCGACGCCGAGATCTCGGCGATGGACGAGACCAACCCCACGATCTTCACCCAGAACTGGAACGCGTACGACAGCGCCGCGCGGACGGCGGTCCCCCAGCTCAACGTGCACACCTACGGCACCGGTATGCGCACCAGCGCCCGCGACATCGCCAAGGGCGCGGACAAGAAGCTCTGGATGAGCGAGGTCGAGGGCACCTGGGGCACGGGCACCGACTTCACCAGCATGGAACCGGGCCTCGGCATCGCCACCCGCATGGTCGACGACATGCGTGAACTGGAGCCCTCCGCCTGGGTGTTCTGGCAGCCGATCGAGGACTCCGTCCCGCAGGCGGCGGCGGGCAAGAACTGGGGCAGCATCCACGTCCCGTTCAACTGCACGGCCACGGACACCCTGGAGACCTGCCCGATCCGGGCCAACTCCAAGTTCCACACCATCCGGAACTTCACCCACCACATCCGCCCCGGCGACCACTTCGTGAAGGTCGACGACCCGTCCAGCGTCGCCGCTGTCAAGAAGTCCGGGCGTGCGGCCACCGTGGTCCACGTCAACGGCGGCACGACCGCGCGTTCCGTCTCCCTCGACCTCTCGCGCTTCGGCAGGGTCTCGTCCCGCGCCACCGTCACCCCCGTCGTGACGAGCGCCGACGGCGCCCTCGTCGAGGGCACCCCGGTCCGGGTGGCCGACCGCTCGGCCACCCTCGACGTCCCCGCCAAGTCCGTCACCACCTTCCTGGTCGAGGGCGTCGGCGGTGTGGCGAAGGACGCCGCACTCGTCCAGCCCGACCACGTCTACCGCCTCCAGGGCGCGCAGAGCGGCAAGTCGCTGACCCCGTCGGAGGACGGCACCGGCGTCGTCATCCGCACGACCGACGCCGCGAGCGCCCGGCAGCTGTGGTCGGTGGAGCAGCTGACCCCCGGCACCGACAACCGCGAGCGCTACGCCCTCACCAACGCCGACACCGGCGGGCGGCTCGCCGTGCGCGACAACCAGGCCGTCCTCGAGGACCCCGCCGACGGCGAGGTCCCGGCAGCGGCGCAGTGGGTCATGTCGACGACGGGCGACGGCAGTTGGACGTTCGTGAACGCCGCCACCGGCCGTCTCGCCGAGGTCGCCGGGCAGTCGTCGGCGGACGGCGCCAAGGTGTCGACGTACACCCCGACCTCGGCGGGCAACCAGCGCTGGGCCGTGACCGACGAGACCGTGCTGCGCACCGAACGGGCCGAGGCGTTCACCGTCCCCGGTCTGCGGCCGAAGCTGCCCGGGACGGTGACTCCGGTGTTCCGGGACGGCGCCCGTGGCTCCCTGCCCGTGGTGTGGGACCTGCCGTCGGAGCGGAAGTGGCGCAAGCCGGGGACCGTACGCGTGACGGGTGAGGCGACCGACGCCCTCGGCCGGAAGATCGCCGCGAAGGCCCTCGTCACCGTCGACACGATCGCCTCGACCGTCCCCGCCCGCGCCAAGACGTACGTGGGGGGCGAGCCGGAACTCCCGGCGACGGTCGTCGGCGTCGGCCGGCACGGTGGCCGGACCACCCTCCCGGTGACCTGGGACGCGGCCCCCGCCGGAGCGTTCGACAAGAGCGGCGTCGTGACGCTGTCGGGCACCGCGGAGGTCGTCGACGGCTCCACGGCCGACGCGACCGTACGGGTCCAGGTCACCGAAGCGACGGAGGCCAACATCGCGACCGACACGGGCGTCTCCGTCGCCGCCACCTTCACCGAGAGCGGCTACTCCGCCGAGCGGCTGCGCAACGGCACCACCGCCGAGAAGGCCTGGTCCAACTGGAAGTCGGGCACCAAGAACCCGTCCGACACCATCACCTTCGGTCTCCCGAAGGCCCGCGACCTGACCCGGATCGTCGCCCACTTCCACCGGGACGGGACCAACGCCTCCTTCCCCGAGAGCCTGAAGGTGCAGGTCCGGGCCACCGAGAACGGTCCGTGGACCGACACGGGTGACTCCGTCGCGGTCGGCACCGAGGGCACCCCGGTGATCGACGTCCCGCTCGACGCGGGCCCGGCGACCGGCGTGCGCGTGGTCATGACCGCGCGTCAGGGCGGCTACATCACGATGGGCGAGATCGAGGTGTACGCCAAGGCCCCCGGCGTCTCCTCGGACACCGCCGCCGCCTCCATCGAGGTCGCCGGCGAGCCGATCGGGTCCTTCGACCCCGAGACCACCGCCTACCGGGTCGTCACGGACCACCCGAGCCGGGCGGAGGTCACGGCGACGGCCCGCGACCCGTACGCGACCGTCACCGTGGACAGGACCGGTGGGTCCGGTGGGTCCGGCGGGTCCGGCGGGTCCGGCCGGGCCTCGGCCGTCGTCACCGTGACCGGCGAGGACGGTTCGGGGACCCGGAAGTACCGGATCGAGCTCGTACGACGCTGA
- a CDS encoding glycoside hydrolase family 127 protein, with translation MSQPLTRRRLLTLAAGAAAAAPLVQATSLAHAAPATRAAAAQAPPPLPSTWAVRPFPLDQVTLGEGVFKAKRDLMLTYARSYPADRVLAVFRANAGLDTRGARPPGGWETADGNLRGHYGGHFLTLVAQAYADTREAALKTKLDYLVGALGECQAALAERGTPRPSHPGFLAAYPETQFILLESYATYPTIWAPYYTCHKIMRGLLDAHTLAGNAQALTIASAMGDWVHSRLGGLPKAQLERMWSLYIAGEYGGMNEVMADLHALTGRAEHLAAARCFDNTALLEACSQDRDILDGRHANQHIPQFTGYLRLFDETGEERYAEAARNFWGMVAGPRTYSLGGTGQGEMFKARGAIAATLDDRNAETCATYNMLKLSRQLFFREPDAARMDYYERGLTNHILASRRDAASTSGPEVTYFVGMGPGVVREYGNTGTCCGGTGMENHTKYQDSVYFRSAAGDTLYVNLYLASTLRWPERGLVVEQTSAYPAEGVRTLTFREGGGRLDVRLRVPSWATGGFTVTVNGVRQRVGAVPGSYLTLSRNWRRGDRIGISAPYRLRVERALDDPTVQSVFFGPLLLVAQSPEAGFRSLSFYKDFTLRGDLADVIRPEGRPLHFTTHGLTLAPFFVGNDVRYHAYFRRSEPLVVFGTADSGVPNRTRGDGLTFLDVLWAQAPFPASEAFVRAVRALADGWVSEGRFTGAERDAVVAAAVRAGLRSRTRAKG, from the coding sequence ATGTCCCAACCCCTCACCCGGCGAAGGCTGTTGACCCTCGCCGCCGGAGCGGCGGCCGCCGCTCCGCTCGTGCAGGCGACCTCGCTCGCGCATGCCGCCCCGGCGACACGAGCTGCCGCCGCCCAGGCCCCGCCGCCCCTCCCCTCCACCTGGGCGGTACGTCCCTTCCCCCTGGACCAAGTCACCCTCGGCGAAGGTGTGTTCAAGGCCAAGCGTGACCTGATGCTCACCTACGCCCGGTCCTACCCGGCCGACCGCGTCCTGGCCGTCTTCCGCGCCAACGCCGGTCTCGACACGCGTGGGGCCCGGCCGCCCGGCGGCTGGGAGACCGCCGACGGCAATCTGCGGGGCCACTACGGCGGCCACTTCCTCACTCTCGTCGCCCAGGCGTACGCGGACACCCGGGAGGCCGCCCTCAAGACCAAGCTGGACTATCTCGTCGGCGCGCTGGGGGAGTGCCAGGCCGCGCTGGCGGAGCGCGGTACGCCGAGACCCAGTCACCCCGGCTTCCTGGCGGCGTACCCGGAGACGCAGTTCATCCTGCTGGAGAGCTATGCGACCTACCCGACCATCTGGGCGCCGTACTACACCTGCCACAAGATCATGCGGGGTCTCCTCGACGCGCACACCCTGGCCGGGAACGCACAGGCCCTGACCATCGCCTCGGCCATGGGCGACTGGGTGCACAGCAGGCTCGGCGGGCTGCCCAAGGCGCAGCTGGAGCGCATGTGGTCCCTCTATATCGCCGGTGAGTACGGCGGCATGAACGAGGTGATGGCCGACCTCCACGCCCTCACCGGCAGGGCGGAACACCTCGCCGCCGCCCGCTGCTTCGACAACACCGCGCTGCTGGAGGCCTGCTCCCAGGACCGGGACATCCTCGACGGGCGGCACGCCAACCAGCACATCCCGCAGTTCACCGGGTATCTGCGGCTGTTCGACGAGACGGGGGAGGAGCGGTACGCGGAGGCCGCGCGGAACTTCTGGGGCATGGTCGCCGGACCCCGGACGTACAGCCTGGGCGGTACGGGGCAGGGCGAGATGTTCAAGGCGCGGGGCGCCATCGCGGCCACGCTGGACGACAGGAACGCCGAGACCTGCGCGACGTACAACATGCTGAAGCTGAGCCGGCAGCTGTTCTTCCGGGAGCCGGACGCGGCCCGTATGGACTACTACGAGCGGGGCCTGACCAACCACATCCTCGCCTCCCGCCGGGACGCGGCGAGCACGAGCGGTCCGGAGGTCACCTACTTCGTCGGGATGGGCCCGGGGGTCGTGCGCGAGTACGGCAACACCGGCACCTGCTGCGGTGGCACCGGCATGGAGAACCACACGAAGTACCAGGACTCGGTGTACTTCCGCTCCGCCGCCGGCGACACGCTGTACGTGAACCTGTATCTCGCCTCGACCCTGCGGTGGCCGGAGCGGGGTCTCGTCGTCGAGCAGACGAGCGCGTACCCGGCGGAGGGCGTCCGCACCCTGACGTTCCGGGAGGGCGGGGGCAGGCTCGATGTGAGGCTGCGGGTGCCGTCCTGGGCCACGGGTGGCTTCACCGTCACGGTCAACGGGGTCCGGCAGCGGGTCGGGGCCGTGCCCGGGTCGTACCTCACGCTGAGCCGGAACTGGCGGCGCGGCGACCGGATCGGGATCTCCGCGCCGTACCGGCTGCGGGTGGAGAGGGCCCTGGACGATCCCACGGTCCAGTCGGTGTTCTTCGGTCCGCTGCTGCTGGTCGCGCAGAGCCCGGAGGCCGGGTTCCGGAGCCTCTCCTTCTACAAGGACTTCACCCTGCGCGGCGATCTCGCGGACGTGATCCGCCCCGAGGGCAGGCCCCTGCACTTCACCACGCACGGCCTGACGCTCGCGCCGTTCTTCGTCGGGAACGACGTCCGCTACCACGCCTACTTCAGGCGCTCCGAGCCGCTCGTCGTGTTCGGCACGGCCGACTCGGGCGTCCCGAACCGCACCAGAGGCGACGGTCTGACCTTCCTCGACGTGCTCTGGGCGCAGGCGCCCTTCCCGGCGTCCGAGGCTTTCGTACGGGCGGTACGGGCCCTCGCCGACGGGTGGGTGTCCGAGGGCCGGTTCACCGGAGCGGAACGGGACGCGGTCGTCGCCGCGGCGGTCCGGGCGGGTCTGCGGAGCCGAACCCGCGCGAAGGGTTGA